In bacterium, one genomic interval encodes:
- a CDS encoding glycine cleavage system protein H translates to LLSGTLARAWMENALDNLHPLHGESVGPVLQDGGLPVDGIARVLGGAEWVDLAKTHLLTDGE, encoded by the coding sequence ACCTTCTCTCGGGGACTCTGGCCAGAGCCTGGATGGAAAACGCCCTCGACAACCTCCATCCGCTCCACGGGGAAAGCGTGGGCCCGGTCCTGCAGGACGGCGGTCTCCCGGTGGACGGGATCGCGCGGGTCCTGGGCGGCGCCGAGTGGGTGGACCTGGCGAAGACGCATCTTCTGACGGACGGGGAGTGA
- a CDS encoding superoxide dismutase, whose protein sequence is MTHNLPPLPYPFDTLEPYIDARTMEIHHDKHHAAYVTNLNKALEGHPELQKLPVEELLARIGEVPEAVRTAVRNNGGGHLNHSMFWKTMKKGGGGEPSGNLADAIHGAFGNFADFKKTFTQAAISRFGSGWAWLLIRGGKLTVESSANQDNPVMDGGKALFGLDVWEHAYYLKYQNRRAEYVEAWWNTVDWSQVAKNFVDAKG, encoded by the coding sequence ATGACGCACAATTTGCCGCCGCTCCCATACCCGTTCGACACGCTTGAGCCGTACATCGACGCGAGGACGATGGAAATTCACCACGACAAGCATCACGCGGCCTACGTCACCAACCTCAATAAGGCCCTCGAAGGCCATCCGGAGCTGCAGAAACTTCCGGTCGAGGAACTGCTCGCGCGGATCGGCGAAGTGCCGGAGGCCGTTCGCACTGCCGTTCGCAACAACGGCGGTGGTCATCTGAATCATTCCATGTTCTGGAAGACCATGAAAAAGGGCGGCGGCGGTGAGCCGTCGGGGAATCTCGCCGACGCCATCCATGGTGCGTTCGGCAACTTCGCGGATTTCAAGAAAACGTTCACACAGGCCGCGATCTCGCGATTCGGGTCCGGCTGGGCCTGGTTGCTGATCCGTGGCGGCAAGCTCACCGTCGAATCGTCCGCAAACCAGGACAATCCCGTGATGGACGGCGGCAAGGCGCTCTTCGGTCTCGACGTCTGGGAGCACGCCTATTACCTGAAATATCAGAACCGCCGCGCCGAATACGTCGAGGCGTGGTGGAACACCGTCGATTGGTCACAGGTTGCGAAAAACTTCGTGGATGCCAAGGGGTAA
- a CDS encoding FAD-binding oxidoreductase: MTTVSIRRSDGEYAALDGWAVEALKAELRGTLLSPGDDGYDTSRTVWNAMIDRRPALAVHCAGVNDIKCAVDFARDNGLLTSVKGGGHNIAGSAVCDGGLLIDLSGMRSVRVDPEARVAHVEPGATLGDFDSEAQAFGLATPLGINSTTGVAGLTLGGGFGWVSRKHGMTIDNLLAVDVITADGRFVRANGRENSDLFWALRGGGGNFGIVTRFEFRLHPLGPGVLTGLVVYPLEEAASALRQYRQFAGEQSDETSVWAVLRKAPPLPFLPPEVHGTEVIVFALFHAGDQEAGRKAIEPVRHFGKTLGEFIGVQAYRSWQKAFDPLLTPGARNYWKSHNFAELSDGAIDTTIRYIGNLPSPHCEVFLGQIGGATMRPAPDSAAYPHRNAMYVCNVHGRWDTPAEDRKGMEWARGFFRDTAPHATGGVYVNFLTDDESDRVKAAYGPNFHRLEETKKKYDPKNLFRINQNIRPTP, from the coding sequence ATGACGACAGTGAGCATCCGGCGCAGCGACGGGGAGTACGCGGCGCTGGACGGTTGGGCCGTAGAGGCCTTGAAAGCCGAACTGCGCGGGACGTTGCTTTCCCCGGGAGACGACGGATACGACACGTCACGCACCGTGTGGAACGCCATGATCGACCGACGGCCCGCCTTGGCAGTCCATTGCGCGGGAGTGAACGACATCAAGTGTGCCGTCGATTTTGCCCGCGACAACGGCCTGCTGACCTCCGTCAAGGGAGGAGGGCATAACATCGCCGGCAGCGCCGTGTGCGACGGGGGGCTGCTGATCGACCTTTCCGGCATGCGCTCGGTCCGCGTCGATCCGGAGGCACGTGTTGCCCATGTCGAGCCCGGAGCGACCCTCGGGGATTTCGATTCCGAAGCGCAGGCCTTTGGGCTTGCCACGCCGCTCGGCATCAACTCCACGACCGGCGTCGCCGGCCTCACGCTCGGCGGGGGTTTCGGATGGGTCTCCCGTAAACATGGGATGACGATCGACAATCTTCTGGCGGTGGATGTCATCACCGCCGACGGCCGTTTCGTGAGGGCAAACGGGCGGGAGAACTCCGATCTGTTCTGGGCCTTGCGGGGGGGCGGCGGGAATTTCGGCATCGTCACGCGATTTGAATTCCGGCTTCACCCGCTCGGCCCCGGCGTCCTGACCGGCCTGGTCGTGTATCCCCTGGAAGAGGCGGCCTCGGCGCTCAGGCAATACCGTCAGTTCGCCGGGGAGCAAAGCGATGAGACCTCGGTCTGGGCGGTTTTGCGCAAAGCTCCGCCGCTTCCGTTTCTTCCGCCGGAAGTGCACGGCACCGAGGTCATCGTATTCGCGCTCTTTCACGCGGGCGACCAGGAAGCCGGGCGAAAAGCGATCGAACCGGTGCGGCATTTCGGAAAGACGCTGGGGGAATTCATCGGCGTACAGGCGTATCGCTCATGGCAGAAGGCGTTTGACCCGTTGCTGACGCCGGGAGCGCGCAATTATTGGAAGTCGCACAATTTTGCGGAACTGAGCGATGGAGCGATCGACACGACGATCCGGTACATCGGCAACCTCCCGTCGCCGCACTGCGAAGTATTCCTCGGTCAGATCGGCGGAGCCACCATGCGGCCTGCCCCCGACTCCGCGGCATACCCCCATCGCAACGCCATGTATGTGTGCAACGTGCACGGTCGCTGGGATACTCCGGCGGAAGACCGGAAAGGCATGGAGTGGGCGCGGGGGTTCTTCCGCGACACGGCACCGCACGCCACGGGCGGGGTATACGTCAATTTTCTCACCGACGACGAGTCGGACCGGGTCAAGGCGGCCTACGGGCCGAACTTCCACAGGCTGGAGGAGACCAAGAAGAAATACGATCCGAAGAATCTGTTCCGAATCAATCAGAATATCCGTCCCACTCCATGA